In Pseudonocardia cypriaca, a single genomic region encodes these proteins:
- the xylA gene encoding xylose isomerase — translation MPQPTREDRFSFGLWTVGWPARDPFGDATRPAIDPVESVHRLAELGCWGVNFHDDDLIPFGTEAAERDRIIARFKAALADTGTVVTTMTTNLFTHPVFKDGAFTSNDRGVRRFALRKVIRNLDLAAELGAKTYVFWGGREGAEVDSGKDIAAALDRYREGIDLLAAYVKEQGYDIRFAIEPKPNEPRGDILLPTLGHALAFIAELEHGDIVGVNPEVGHEQMAGLNYTAGIAQALWAGKLFHIDLNGQRGIKYDQDLVFGHGDLLSAFATVDLLENGAPGGGPKYDGPLHFDYKPLRTEDIDGVWASAAANMSTYLLLKERAAAFRADPEVAEAFAVSGVAELAKPTLNPGETVADLKADRSAFEDYDAVKAGERGYGYVRLNQLAVEHLMGAR, via the coding sequence ATGCCGCAGCCCACCCGCGAGGACCGCTTCAGCTTCGGGCTCTGGACGGTCGGCTGGCCCGCCCGTGACCCGTTCGGGGACGCGACGCGGCCCGCGATCGACCCTGTCGAGTCGGTGCACCGGCTCGCCGAGCTCGGCTGCTGGGGCGTGAACTTCCACGACGACGACCTCATCCCGTTCGGCACCGAGGCCGCCGAGCGCGACCGGATCATCGCCCGGTTCAAGGCGGCCCTGGCCGACACCGGGACCGTCGTGACGACGATGACCACCAACCTGTTCACCCACCCCGTCTTCAAGGACGGGGCGTTCACCAGCAACGACCGGGGCGTGCGCCGGTTCGCGCTGCGCAAGGTCATCCGCAACCTCGACCTCGCCGCCGAGCTGGGCGCGAAGACGTACGTCTTCTGGGGTGGCCGGGAGGGCGCCGAGGTCGACTCCGGCAAGGACATCGCCGCAGCCCTCGACCGCTACCGCGAGGGCATCGACCTGCTCGCCGCGTACGTCAAGGAGCAGGGCTACGACATCCGCTTCGCGATCGAGCCGAAGCCGAACGAGCCCCGCGGCGACATCCTGCTGCCCACCCTCGGCCACGCGCTCGCGTTCATCGCCGAGCTGGAGCACGGCGACATCGTCGGTGTCAACCCCGAGGTCGGCCACGAGCAGATGGCCGGGCTCAACTACACGGCGGGCATCGCCCAGGCGCTGTGGGCGGGCAAGCTCTTCCACATCGACCTGAACGGGCAGCGCGGCATCAAGTACGACCAGGACCTCGTGTTCGGTCACGGCGACCTGCTCAGCGCGTTCGCCACCGTTGACCTGCTGGAGAACGGCGCGCCAGGCGGCGGGCCGAAGTACGACGGCCCCCTGCACTTCGACTACAAGCCGCTGCGCACCGAGGACATCGACGGCGTCTGGGCGTCGGCCGCGGCGAACATGAGCACCTACCTGCTGCTCAAGGAGCGGGCCGCCGCGTTCCGCGCCGACCCGGAGGTGGCCGAGGCGTTCGCGGTCTCCGGGGTGGCCGAGCTGGCGAAGCCCACGCTGAACCCCGGCGAGACCGTGGCCGACCTCAAGGCCGACCGCTCCGCGTTCGAGGACTACGACGCCGTGAAGGCGGGTGAGCGCGGCTACGGCTACGTCCGGCTCAACCAGCTGGCGGTGGAGCACCTGATGGGCGCCCGATGA
- the xylB gene encoding xylulokinase yields the protein MTLVAGVDSSTQSCTVVIRDAATGTLVRSGNAKHPDGTEVHPSAWWEALQAAIAEAGGLDGVEAIAVAGQQHGMVCLDEAGEVVRPALLWNDTRSAAAAADLVAELGAKEWAEATGSVPVASFTATKLRWLAEHEPEHAAATAAVCLPHDWLTWKLLGTGALDDLVTDRSDASGTGYFSGVTGEYRLDLLERAFGRSDVRLPRVLGPAEAAGRTPDGLLVGPGAGDNAGAALGLGAAVGDVVISIGTSGVVSAISPTPTADETGIIAGFASASGEHLPLVCTLNAARVLDAAARMLGVDHDGLSRLALSAPPGSDGLVLVPYLEGERTPNRPDATGALHGLTLASSTPAHMARAAVEGLLCGLADALDAFLAADVPLERAFLVGGGARSEALARIAPAVLGRPVLRPTPGEYVADGAARQAAWVLAGGDNPPVWEAADTETFEADPTPAVRERYAQVRELTAPRLGS from the coding sequence ATGACACTGGTGGCCGGGGTCGACTCGTCGACCCAGTCCTGCACGGTCGTGATCCGGGACGCGGCCACCGGCACCCTCGTGCGTTCGGGCAACGCGAAGCACCCGGACGGCACCGAGGTCCACCCCTCCGCCTGGTGGGAGGCGCTGCAGGCCGCGATCGCGGAGGCCGGCGGGCTCGACGGGGTCGAGGCGATCGCCGTGGCAGGCCAGCAGCACGGCATGGTCTGCCTCGACGAGGCGGGCGAGGTCGTCCGGCCCGCGCTGCTGTGGAACGACACCCGCTCCGCTGCCGCGGCCGCCGACCTCGTCGCCGAGCTGGGCGCCAAGGAGTGGGCGGAGGCCACCGGGAGCGTCCCGGTGGCGTCGTTCACGGCCACCAAGCTGCGGTGGCTAGCCGAGCACGAGCCGGAGCACGCCGCCGCCACCGCGGCGGTGTGCCTGCCGCACGACTGGCTCACCTGGAAGCTGCTGGGCACCGGCGCGCTCGACGACCTGGTCACCGACCGCTCCGACGCCAGCGGCACCGGCTACTTCTCGGGTGTCACCGGTGAGTACCGGCTCGACCTGCTGGAGCGCGCGTTCGGCCGGTCGGACGTCCGGCTGCCGCGGGTGCTCGGCCCGGCCGAGGCGGCCGGCCGCACCCCGGACGGGTTGCTCGTCGGGCCCGGCGCGGGCGACAACGCGGGTGCGGCGCTCGGGCTCGGGGCCGCCGTCGGGGACGTGGTGATCTCGATCGGCACGTCCGGGGTGGTGTCCGCGATCAGCCCGACCCCGACCGCGGACGAGACCGGCATCATCGCCGGCTTCGCGTCCGCGTCCGGCGAGCACCTGCCGCTGGTGTGCACGCTGAACGCCGCTCGGGTGCTCGACGCGGCGGCGCGCATGCTCGGCGTCGACCACGACGGGCTGTCCCGGCTCGCCCTGTCGGCGCCGCCCGGGTCCGACGGGCTCGTGCTCGTGCCGTACCTGGAGGGCGAGCGGACCCCCAACCGGCCCGACGCCACCGGCGCACTGCACGGGCTCACGCTGGCGAGCTCCACGCCCGCGCACATGGCGCGCGCGGCCGTGGAAGGCCTGCTGTGCGGGCTCGCCGACGCGCTCGACGCGTTCCTCGCGGCCGACGTGCCCCTCGAACGGGCGTTCCTCGTGGGTGGCGGCGCCCGCTCGGAGGCCCTGGCCCGCATCGCGCCCGCGGTGCTCGGGCGGCCCGTGCTGCGCCCCACGCCCGGTGAGTACGTGGCCGACGGCGCGGCCCGGCAGGCGGCCTGGGTGCTCGCAGGCGGCGACAACCCGCCGGTGTGGGAGGCCGCCGACACGGAGACGTTCGAGGCCGACCCCACGCCGGCAGTCCGCGAACGCTACGCGCAGGTGCGCGAGCTGACGGCACCGCGCCTCGGCTCGTGA
- a CDS encoding ROK family transcriptional regulator has protein sequence MSVPAGQHTVRRHNLALVLGEVAGPEPLSRAAVAARTGLTRGTVSSLVEELIAAGLVTELAAARGGPGRPASPLRLDPRGPAGLGLEVGVDTVGACVVDLTGAVRAQRTVVSDHRDDDPDAALARLTALADDLVAETGLPIAGATVALPGVVGPAGVLERAPNLPRWVDVAVGDALSTRLHGLPVRAGNEADLAALAERWAGGPSDAVVVSGGIGVGAGILLDGALFAGGGGRAGEIGHVVVEPDGQACHCGGRGCLETVAGLEALAAGRPEAVGAAGRALGIALTGAVHLLDVPAVVLGGSYPGCGPPLLDAVRAELTARVFSRAGVEVRFSTLGPEAALRGAATAVVQGVLADPGALIVRA, from the coding sequence GTGAGCGTTCCCGCGGGGCAGCACACGGTCCGGCGGCACAACCTGGCGCTCGTGCTGGGGGAGGTCGCCGGGCCGGAACCGCTGTCCAGGGCCGCCGTGGCGGCGCGTACCGGGCTCACGCGCGGCACCGTGTCGTCGCTGGTGGAGGAGCTGATCGCGGCCGGGCTCGTCACGGAGCTCGCGGCCGCCCGTGGCGGGCCGGGACGGCCGGCGAGCCCGCTACGGCTGGACCCGCGCGGGCCCGCCGGGCTCGGGCTCGAAGTCGGCGTCGACACCGTGGGCGCGTGCGTCGTCGACCTCACGGGCGCGGTGCGGGCGCAGCGCACGGTGGTCTCGGACCACCGCGACGACGACCCGGACGCCGCGCTCGCCCGCCTCACCGCGCTCGCGGACGATCTCGTGGCCGAGACCGGGCTCCCGATCGCAGGGGCGACGGTGGCCCTGCCGGGCGTCGTCGGCCCGGCCGGGGTTCTGGAACGGGCGCCGAACCTCCCCCGCTGGGTTGACGTGGCCGTCGGCGACGCGCTGAGCACGCGGCTGCACGGCCTGCCCGTCCGCGCCGGGAACGAGGCCGACCTCGCCGCGCTGGCCGAGCGGTGGGCCGGTGGGCCGAGCGACGCCGTCGTCGTCTCCGGCGGCATCGGCGTCGGCGCCGGGATCCTGCTGGACGGCGCCCTCTTCGCGGGTGGCGGTGGGCGGGCGGGCGAGATCGGCCACGTCGTCGTCGAGCCGGACGGGCAGGCGTGCCACTGCGGCGGACGCGGCTGCCTCGAGACCGTCGCCGGGCTGGAGGCGCTCGCCGCGGGTCGTCCCGAGGCCGTCGGCGCGGCCGGCCGGGCGCTCGGCATCGCGCTCACCGGGGCGGTGCACCTGCTCGACGTGCCCGCCGTGGTGCTGGGGGGCAGCTACCCCGGATGTGGTCCGCCGCTGCTCGACGCCGTGCGCGCCGAGCTCACCGCGCGGGTCTTCTCCCGGGCCGGCGTGGAGGTTCGCTTCTCCACGCTCGGCCCGGAAGCGGCTCTGCGCGGGGCCGCGACCGCGGTGGTGCAAGGGGTTCTCGCAGATCCCGGGGCACTGATCGTGCGGGCCTGA
- a CDS encoding response regulator transcription factor, translating into MGGVTARVLVVEDAEAIRTAVVAGLGESGFGATGRPDGRTLEDDLATFRPDLVVLDVMLPGRDGFTLLDVVRRHSDAGVVMLTARDAVDDRLRGLHGGADDYVVKPFALAELVARVTAVLRRMGRTPTTVEVGDLVVDAAAGTVLRRGVPVELTATELRLLDYLAAQRGRVVSKGQILTRVWGYTDYDPNLVEVHVSALRRKLGEPRLVHTVRGLGYVLRADGDEAPT; encoded by the coding sequence ATGGGCGGCGTGACCGCGCGCGTGCTGGTGGTGGAGGACGCCGAGGCGATCCGCACCGCCGTGGTCGCCGGTCTCGGCGAGTCCGGGTTCGGCGCCACCGGCCGCCCGGACGGGCGCACCCTCGAGGACGACCTGGCGACGTTCCGGCCCGACCTGGTGGTGCTCGACGTCATGCTGCCCGGCCGCGACGGCTTCACCCTGCTCGACGTCGTGCGCCGCCACAGCGACGCGGGCGTCGTGATGCTCACCGCCCGCGACGCCGTCGACGACCGGTTGCGGGGCCTGCACGGTGGCGCCGACGACTACGTGGTGAAGCCGTTCGCGCTGGCCGAGCTGGTCGCGCGCGTCACGGCGGTGCTGCGCCGGATGGGCCGCACGCCCACCACCGTGGAGGTGGGCGACCTCGTGGTCGACGCCGCTGCCGGCACCGTGCTGCGCCGCGGGGTGCCGGTGGAGCTCACCGCCACCGAGCTGCGCCTCCTCGACTACCTCGCCGCGCAGCGCGGCCGCGTCGTGAGCAAGGGCCAGATCCTCACGCGGGTGTGGGGGTACACCGACTACGACCCCAACCTCGTGGAGGTGCACGTCTCGGCGCTGCGCCGCAAGCTCGGCGAGCCGCGGCTGGTGCACACGGTGCGCGGCCTCGGCTACGTCCTGCGGGCCGACGGCGACGAGGCACCGACGTGA
- a CDS encoding sensor histidine kinase, with protein sequence MTPLRTVSLRRRVTVLSLVVLAAVLLVVGVLTDVFFSAQIRSELRQQLNVRATLAGQLVAQGVPADEVARRLEAPGIRAEVVASDGRVFAGDPHDDERWGPPWRSRPIGPGHRDWWDDDEDPGNPQVLEQPLADGSRLTLVASGGPVSGAQALLRRTLIVLSIAALAVAGIVMLLSTRVALAPLDAMTALARSITSGDRGRRLAPTRTDTELGRTAAAFDAMLDELEGAEATARASEARTRRFVADAAHELRTPIAGVQAVAEAALAPGMSTEDRERLQLLLLRESRRAGRLVDDLLVLARLDAGLELRREPVDLLELAGTEAERAQLVAPDQQVEVRGEPVTVPGDATRLAQVLGNLLDNARRHAGPGAVTVTVSGGDPARVLVTDEGPGVPPADRERIFDRLVRLDEARGEDGGAGLGLAIARGIARAHGGDLRCVDPPTGRGAAFELTLPSGVSPRRAG encoded by the coding sequence GTGACGCCGCTCCGCACCGTCTCGCTGCGGCGGCGGGTCACGGTGCTCAGCCTCGTCGTGCTCGCCGCCGTGCTGCTGGTGGTCGGCGTCCTGACCGACGTCTTCTTCAGCGCCCAGATCCGCTCGGAGCTGCGCCAGCAGCTGAACGTGCGCGCGACGCTCGCCGGCCAGCTCGTCGCCCAGGGCGTACCCGCCGACGAGGTGGCGCGGCGGCTGGAGGCGCCGGGGATCCGGGCCGAGGTCGTCGCCTCCGACGGCCGCGTCTTCGCCGGGGATCCCCACGACGACGAGCGGTGGGGTCCGCCGTGGCGCAGCAGGCCGATCGGGCCCGGCCACCGCGACTGGTGGGACGACGACGAGGACCCCGGCAACCCGCAGGTCCTCGAACAGCCCCTCGCCGACGGCTCGCGGCTCACGCTCGTGGCGAGCGGCGGGCCCGTGAGCGGCGCGCAGGCGCTGCTGCGGCGCACGCTGATCGTGCTCAGCATCGCGGCGCTGGCCGTGGCCGGCATCGTCATGCTGCTCAGCACGCGCGTCGCGCTGGCGCCGCTCGACGCCATGACGGCTCTGGCGCGCTCCATCACCAGCGGCGACCGCGGCCGTCGCCTCGCGCCGACGCGCACCGACACCGAGCTGGGGCGCACCGCAGCCGCGTTCGACGCGATGCTCGACGAGCTGGAGGGCGCGGAGGCGACCGCGCGGGCGTCCGAGGCCAGGACGCGGCGGTTCGTCGCCGACGCCGCGCACGAGCTGCGCACCCCGATCGCCGGGGTGCAGGCCGTCGCGGAGGCGGCGCTCGCGCCTGGCATGTCCACCGAGGACCGCGAGCGGCTGCAGCTGCTGCTGCTGCGCGAGAGCCGCCGGGCCGGTCGGCTCGTCGACGACCTGCTGGTGCTCGCCCGCCTCGACGCGGGCCTCGAGCTGCGCCGCGAGCCGGTGGACCTGCTGGAGCTCGCCGGCACCGAGGCCGAACGGGCGCAGCTCGTGGCACCCGACCAGCAGGTCGAGGTGCGGGGCGAGCCCGTCACCGTGCCCGGTGACGCCACCCGGCTCGCGCAGGTGCTGGGCAACCTGCTCGACAACGCCCGCCGCCACGCGGGCCCCGGCGCGGTCACCGTCACGGTGTCGGGCGGCGACCCGGCCCGCGTCCTCGTCACCGACGAGGGGCCGGGCGTCCCGCCCGCCGACCGGGAGCGGATCTTCGACCGCCTGGTGCGGCTGGACGAGGCCCGCGGCGAGGACGGCGGTGCCGGCCTCGGCCTCGCGATCGCCAGGGGCATCGCGCGCGCCCACGGCGGCGACCTGCGTTGCGTCGACCCGCCGACCGGTCGTGGCGCGGCGTTCGAGCTGACGCTGCCCTCGGGGGTCAGTCCTCGTCGGGCAGGGTGA
- a CDS encoding potassium channel family protein, with translation MPETGGSPAVALLRRLLIALGALVAAALVVYAGGDGYVDNNSDTPISLGDAFYYATVSLSTTGYGDIVPVTPEARLLTTIVITPLRLLFLIVLVGTTVELLTERSRQAVRIERWRSRVRNHTVVVGYGTKGRAAVETLLGDGAEPSDIVVVDTDRAQLDAASALGLVTVTGNATRSSVLRIAGLQQAAAIIVATNRDDTAVLVTLTARELAPEVRIVASVRESENVHLLRQSGANSVIVSAETAGRLLGMATTTPNIVEVVEDLLTPEAGFAISERPVEESEVGGSPRHLADIVLGVVRGDDLYRVDASAVDALERGDRLLYIRKVTLPDED, from the coding sequence ATGCCGGAGACGGGTGGGAGCCCGGCGGTGGCGCTGCTGCGCCGCCTGCTCATCGCGCTCGGCGCACTGGTCGCCGCCGCGCTCGTCGTCTACGCGGGCGGCGACGGGTACGTCGACAACAACAGCGACACCCCGATCTCCCTGGGCGATGCGTTCTACTACGCCACCGTCTCGCTCTCCACCACCGGCTACGGCGACATCGTGCCCGTCACCCCCGAGGCGCGGCTGCTGACGACGATCGTCATCACGCCGCTGCGGCTGCTGTTCCTCATCGTGCTGGTCGGAACGACGGTGGAGCTGCTCACGGAGCGTTCCCGGCAGGCCGTTCGAATCGAGCGCTGGAGGTCCCGCGTGCGCAACCACACCGTCGTCGTCGGCTACGGCACCAAGGGTCGTGCCGCCGTCGAGACGCTGCTCGGCGACGGTGCCGAACCCTCGGACATCGTCGTGGTCGACACCGACCGCGCCCAGCTCGACGCCGCGTCCGCGCTCGGCCTCGTCACCGTCACGGGCAACGCCACGCGCTCCAGCGTGCTGCGGATCGCGGGTCTGCAGCAGGCGGCCGCGATCATCGTCGCCACCAACCGCGACGACACCGCCGTGCTCGTCACGCTGACCGCCCGCGAGCTCGCCCCTGAGGTCCGGATCGTGGCGTCGGTGCGCGAGTCGGAGAACGTGCACCTGCTGCGCCAGTCGGGGGCCAACTCGGTGATCGTCTCGGCGGAGACGGCCGGCCGCCTGCTCGGCATGGCCACCACCACGCCGAACATCGTCGAGGTGGTGGAGGACCTGCTCACGCCCGAGGCGGGTTTCGCGATCAGCGAGCGGCCGGTCGAGGAGTCCGAGGTGGGTGGCTCGCCGCGGCACCTCGCCGACATCGTGCTCGGCGTCGTGCGCGGTGACGACCTCTACCGCGTGGACGCCTCCGCCGTCGACGCCCTCGAGCGCGGCGACCGGCTGCTCTACATCCGCAAGGTCACCCTGCCCGACGAGGACTGA
- a CDS encoding saccharopine dehydrogenase family protein — MSARIVLFGATGYTGARTAEAMVGRGLRPVLAGRDPARLAALAQRLGGLETAVAQVTDRASVAALVGRGDVLVSTVGPFTELGEPAVAAAVDAGAVYLDSTGEPPFIRAVHERWGPAAERSGAALLTAFGNDYVPGVLAGALALRAAGEGADRVDVGYFVSGLGKGQPFSRGTLRSLFGIATQPLYAWRDGALRTEPAGARMRTFDVAGRPRPGVTIGASEQFALPRIAPGLRTVDVYLGWFGRASGAVHAGARISPLLSRVPSRAVATVADVLTRRVQTDPATDALAAARSHFVAEVFDATGTLLARTRLTAPEPYAITADLLAWGAWRAAEHSVHGSGALDAVAAFGLDEVVEGAAQAGIVEEP, encoded by the coding sequence ATGAGCGCGCGGATCGTGCTGTTCGGGGCCACCGGCTACACCGGCGCCCGCACGGCCGAGGCGATGGTCGGCAGGGGCTTGCGGCCGGTGCTCGCGGGGCGCGATCCCGCCCGGCTCGCGGCGCTCGCGCAGCGGCTCGGCGGGTTGGAGACCGCGGTCGCGCAGGTCACCGATCGGGCGTCGGTGGCAGCGCTCGTCGGCCGCGGTGACGTGCTGGTCAGCACGGTCGGCCCGTTCACGGAGCTGGGGGAGCCCGCGGTCGCGGCGGCGGTCGACGCGGGCGCGGTGTACCTCGACTCCACCGGCGAGCCGCCGTTCATCCGCGCGGTGCACGAGCGCTGGGGCCCGGCCGCCGAGCGCTCCGGCGCGGCGCTGCTCACCGCGTTCGGCAACGACTACGTGCCCGGCGTGCTGGCCGGGGCGCTCGCCCTGCGGGCCGCGGGGGAGGGCGCCGACCGGGTGGACGTCGGGTACTTCGTGAGCGGGCTCGGCAAGGGGCAGCCGTTCTCCCGGGGCACCCTGCGCTCGCTGTTCGGGATCGCCACCCAGCCCCTCTACGCCTGGCGGGACGGGGCGCTGCGCACCGAGCCGGCCGGGGCGCGCATGCGCACGTTCGACGTGGCGGGCCGGCCGCGCCCCGGTGTCACGATCGGCGCGAGCGAGCAGTTCGCGCTGCCGCGGATCGCGCCGGGCCTGCGCACGGTGGACGTCTACCTCGGCTGGTTCGGCCGGGCGAGCGGTGCCGTGCACGCGGGCGCGCGGATCTCCCCGCTGCTGTCCCGGGTGCCGTCCCGTGCGGTGGCGACCGTGGCCGACGTGCTCACCCGCCGGGTCCAGACCGACCCGGCCACCGATGCGCTCGCGGCGGCCCGGTCGCATTTCGTCGCCGAGGTCTTCGACGCCACCGGCACCCTGCTCGCCCGCACCCGGCTCACGGCACCCGAGCCGTACGCCATCACGGCCGACCTGCTCGCGTGGGGTGCGTGGCGCGCGGCGGAACACAGCGTGCACGGCAGCGGGGCGCTCGACGCGGTGGCGGCGTTCGGCCTGGACGAGGTGGTGGAAGGCGCGGCGCAGGCCGGGATCGTCGAAGAGCCCTGA
- a CDS encoding GNAT family N-acetyltransferase — protein MPPIEIRPFRRSDRDQLTDLVNAHVEVVLPGVSVSPNAVLSQLEREPDEIVVDPWVATRHTLVAIRHDRLVAAVHLRTFADEERVAPNHRGAGEFLWLLFWPGSDEAADALAAAAITALERAGVRRVHGDGSLPAPATYGIPEVWPHVAAALRRAGFTPGRRTEAILVADVADLPRPGDPPLPELELHIALGGRGTRFSAVLDGAVVGIHEVQTDLTAGGTRSRLAGWADAWELHVDAAHRRRGIGTWLVGHAADRLRLARADRLLAYTVPGEDAGELPFLRRMGFRELTRTTRGWIREP, from the coding sequence GTGCCTCCGATCGAGATCCGCCCCTTCCGCCGCAGCGACCGCGACCAGCTCACCGACCTGGTCAACGCCCACGTCGAGGTCGTGTTGCCGGGGGTGTCCGTCTCCCCCAACGCCGTGCTGAGCCAGCTGGAACGCGAGCCCGACGAGATCGTCGTGGACCCGTGGGTGGCCACCCGGCACACGCTCGTCGCGATCCGGCACGACCGCCTCGTCGCGGCCGTCCACCTGCGGACCTTCGCCGACGAGGAGCGCGTCGCACCGAACCACCGCGGCGCGGGTGAGTTCCTGTGGCTGCTCTTCTGGCCGGGGTCGGACGAGGCCGCCGACGCCCTCGCGGCCGCCGCGATCACAGCGCTGGAACGGGCGGGCGTCCGGAGGGTCCACGGGGACGGCTCGCTCCCCGCGCCCGCCACGTACGGCATCCCGGAGGTGTGGCCGCACGTCGCCGCGGCGCTGCGCCGCGCCGGGTTCACGCCGGGGCGGCGGACGGAGGCGATCCTCGTGGCGGACGTCGCGGACCTCCCGCGCCCCGGCGACCCGCCCCTGCCCGAACTGGAGCTGCACATCGCGCTCGGCGGTCGGGGCACCCGGTTCAGCGCGGTGCTCGACGGGGCCGTGGTGGGCATCCACGAGGTGCAGACCGACCTCACCGCGGGCGGCACCCGCTCGCGGCTCGCGGGCTGGGCGGACGCGTGGGAGCTGCACGTCGACGCGGCCCACCGGCGCCGCGGCATCGGCACCTGGCTGGTCGGGCACGCCGCTGACCGCCTCCGGCTGGCCCGGGCGGACCGCCTGCTGGCCTACACGGTGCCCGGGGAGGACGCGGGCGAGCTGCCGTTCCTGCGGCGGATGGGCTTCCGCGAGCTCACCCGCACGACCCGCGGCTGGATCCGCGAGCCCTGA
- a CDS encoding DUF1697 domain-containing protein, with protein sequence MPRYAVLLRGINVGRAKRVAMADLRSLLEDAGYTAVRTHLNSGNVVLTGEDADPADHAERIEGLIREQLGMEVRCAVLTADELRAVVEGNPFADVVDNGSRMMVCVYVRPIDPALAAGHPPVPQDPDRARVGDRAVYQWCPDGLMAAPDIGPYVKQRLAVDVTARNWNTITKLAELIQDRPPGRAGS encoded by the coding sequence GTGCCTCGCTACGCCGTGCTGCTGCGTGGGATCAACGTCGGTCGCGCGAAGCGCGTGGCGATGGCCGACCTGCGCTCCCTGCTGGAGGACGCCGGCTACACGGCGGTGCGCACGCACCTGAACAGCGGCAACGTGGTGCTGACCGGCGAGGACGCCGATCCGGCCGACCACGCCGAGCGGATCGAGGGTCTCATCCGCGAGCAGCTGGGCATGGAGGTGCGCTGCGCCGTCCTCACCGCGGACGAGCTGCGGGCGGTGGTCGAGGGCAACCCCTTCGCGGACGTGGTCGACAACGGCTCGCGGATGATGGTCTGCGTCTACGTGCGACCGATCGACCCGGCGCTCGCCGCCGGGCACCCGCCGGTGCCGCAGGACCCGGACCGCGCCCGGGTCGGGGACCGTGCCGTCTACCAGTGGTGCCCGGACGGCCTGATGGCTGCGCCGGACATCGGCCCGTACGTCAAGCAGCGCCTGGCCGTCGACGTCACCGCGCGGAACTGGAACACGATCACGAAGCTCGCGGAGCTGATCCAGGACCGGCCGCCCGGCCGCGCAGGTTCATGA
- a CDS encoding helix-turn-helix domain-containing protein has translation MTNNLGRLDDEDYPSVAMGQAAELLGVQPAFLRSLDNAGVLRPHRTVGGHRRYSRRQLALAARLRELLDEGHSLASARAICGLEDQLRASDVRRREADDALEDARADLRDRDDELQRTRAELRDARKQIMNLRGRAAGPGSAPRAS, from the coding sequence GTGACGAACAACCTGGGCAGGCTGGACGACGAGGACTACCCGTCGGTCGCCATGGGGCAGGCCGCGGAGCTGCTCGGCGTCCAGCCCGCCTTCCTGCGCAGCCTCGACAACGCCGGCGTGCTGCGGCCGCACCGCACCGTCGGCGGGCACCGCCGCTACTCGCGTCGCCAGCTCGCGCTCGCGGCCCGGCTGCGCGAGCTGCTCGACGAGGGGCACTCCCTCGCCTCCGCCCGTGCCATCTGCGGGCTCGAGGACCAGCTCCGCGCCAGCGACGTCCGGCGGCGGGAGGCCGACGACGCGCTCGAGGACGCCCGAGCCGATCTGCGGGACCGCGACGACGAGCTGCAGCGCACCCGGGCCGAGCTGCGCGACGCCCGCAAGCAGATCATGAACCTGCGCGGCCGGGCGGCCGGTCCTGGATCAGCTCCGCGAGCTTCGTGA